In Candidatus Woesebacteria bacterium, one DNA window encodes the following:
- a CDS encoding Acylphosphate phosphohydrolase, putative, with protein MERLEILVSGRVQGVFFRAFTAKKARELNLVGWVANLPDGRVKIVAQGEKDSLQELLESVKLGPPLAKVSQVEFKWSRRFEPFDNFFVRYDL; from the coding sequence ATGGAAAGACTTGAAATTCTAGTCTCAGGCAGGGTTCAAGGTGTATTTTTTAGAGCCTTCACCGCCAAAAAGGCAAGAGAACTGAATCTTGTTGGTTGGGTGGCAAATCTTCCCGATGGAAGAGTAAAAATAGTTGCACAAGGGGAAAAAGATTCTCTTCAAGAGCTGCTTGAGTCGGTAAAATTAGGGCCACCTTTGGCAAAAGTTTCTCAAGTTGAATTTAAATGGAGCCGTAGATTTGAACCTTTTGATAATTTTTTTGTCCGTTACGATCTTTAA
- a CDS encoding methylated-DNA--protein-cysteine methyltransferase, which yields MNSRRGVFADIYSLVGNVPKGRVITYGLVADFLEQSKGLKVSPRLVGFALHKNKDNKKIPCHRVVFKDGSLSSKFAFGGIEAQRRKLKEEGIAFTSGGRVNLKKCLWKDLKF from the coding sequence ATGAATTCAAGAAGAGGTGTTTTTGCAGACATATATTCTTTGGTGGGTAATGTCCCAAAGGGTAGGGTAATAACTTACGGCCTTGTTGCTGATTTCTTGGAACAAAGTAAAGGACTTAAAGTTTCACCAAGGCTTGTGGGTTTTGCTTTGCACAAGAATAAAGATAATAAAAAAATCCCTTGTCATAGGGTGGTCTTTAAGGACGGTAGTTTGTCTTCAAAATTTGCTTTTGGGGGAATTGAGGCTCAAAGACGGAAGTTGAAAGAAGAAGGAATTGCTTTCACTAGTGGTGGTCGGGTTAATCTTAAAAAATGCTTATGGAAAGACTTGAAATTCTAG
- a CDS encoding Protein-L-isoaspartate O-methyltransferase: MKEAKRMVEEIRSYYGLDSPLVFKAMLKVPREEFVLPSYRHLAYSDSALPIGHGQTISQPYTVAFMTHLALGGRSKSRNKVLEVGTGSGYQAAILSKLFKEVYSIEIIGALAKEAKKRIKKLGYKNIFIKKGNGKFGWEEAAPFDAILITAGLENKIPQPLKDQLKVGGRLVVPLGKGEGKKMVRLTKLRSGEFRKEKFGIFYFVPFIRED, encoded by the coding sequence ATGAAAGAGGCCAAGCGGATGGTTGAAGAAATAAGGAGTTATTATGGTCTTGACTCTCCTTTAGTCTTTAAAGCGATGCTTAAAGTTCCCCGTGAGGAATTTGTTTTGCCTTCTTATCGCCATCTTGCCTACAGTGACTCAGCCTTGCCTATTGGGCATGGACAAACAATCTCGCAACCTTATACCGTAGCTTTTATGACTCATCTTGCCTTGGGTGGAAGATCTAAATCTCGCAATAAGGTTCTTGAAGTGGGAACAGGTAGCGGTTATCAAGCGGCGATTCTTTCCAAGCTTTTCAAAGAAGTTTATTCAATTGAAATTATAGGCGCTTTGGCAAAAGAGGCAAAAAAAAGAATAAAGAAACTTGGCTATAAAAATATTTTTATTAAAAAAGGCAATGGTAAATTTGGTTGGGAAGAGGCTGCTCCTTTTGATGCAATTTTGATAACAGCAGGCCTTGAAAATAAGATCCCCCAGCCTTTAAAAGATCAATTAAAAGTAGGGGGAAGGTTAGTCGTTCCTCTTGGAAAAGGAGAGGGTAAGAAGATGGTGAGACTCACTAAACTTAGGTCAGGTGAGTTTAGAAAAGAAAAGTTTGGTATTTTCTACTTTGTCCCCTTTATAAGAGAGGATTAG
- a CDS encoding Thioredoxin reductase, whose translation MEAQENLWDIVIIGSGPAGLTAAIYTSRGAASTLVLAGSTWGGQLMLTTEVENFPGFPEGVMGPDLMLKMRQQAERFGSVVKEEDAREVVTSENGFLVKTDNSSYKARSLIVASGAATKWLDAPGVKELIGRGVSSCAPCDAYFFKDKKVAVVGGGDSAMEEALVLSKFANEVIIVHRRDEFRASKIMQDKVFANPKIKVLWNTEVKEAKGKEKLEALVLINNKTQEVKEESFDGLFVAIGHVPQSEVFKGLLELDEKGYVKVFDKTKTNVTGIFVAGDVHDFRYRQAVTAAGFGCMAALDALSYIENLKSTS comes from the coding sequence ATGGAAGCTCAGGAAAATTTGTGGGACATTGTGATTATTGGTTCAGGTCCTGCTGGGTTGACAGCGGCAATTTATACTTCTCGTGGGGCTGCTTCCACCTTGGTCTTGGCTGGTTCAACTTGGGGAGGGCAGTTGATGTTAACCACCGAAGTTGAGAATTTCCCCGGCTTTCCTGAAGGGGTTATGGGGCCTGATTTAATGCTTAAGATGAGGCAGCAAGCTGAGCGTTTTGGGTCGGTAGTTAAGGAAGAAGATGCAAGAGAAGTTGTTACTTCTGAAAATGGTTTTTTAGTCAAAACAGATAATTCTTCATATAAAGCAAGATCTTTAATTGTGGCCTCAGGCGCTGCAACTAAGTGGCTTGATGCTCCTGGAGTAAAAGAGTTGATTGGAAGAGGAGTTTCCTCTTGTGCGCCTTGTGATGCTTATTTTTTCAAGGATAAAAAAGTAGCGGTTGTTGGTGGGGGAGATTCTGCAATGGAGGAAGCTTTGGTTTTGTCAAAATTTGCAAATGAAGTGATTATAGTTCATCGCCGTGATGAGTTCCGCGCTTCAAAAATAATGCAGGACAAGGTTTTTGCTAACCCTAAAATTAAAGTTCTTTGGAATACAGAAGTAAAGGAAGCTAAAGGAAAAGAAAAATTGGAGGCCTTGGTTTTGATTAACAATAAAACTCAAGAAGTAAAAGAAGAGTCTTTTGATGGTCTTTTTGTTGCAATTGGACATGTTCCTCAAAGTGAAGTTTTTAAAGGATTGCTTGAACTTGATGAAAAAGGTTATGTTAAGGTTTTTGACAAGACCAAAACTAATGTTACAGGAATTTTTGTAGCAGGAGATGTGCATGATTTCAGGTACAGGCAGGCAGTGACCGCAGCCGGCTTTGGTTGTATGGCAGCGCTTGATGCCCTTTCCTACATTGAGAATTTGAAATCTACTAGTTGA
- a CDS encoding Peptidyl-tRNA hydrolase codes for MKLIVGLGNPEEKYKNNRHNAGFILVDHIASFLGGSFEKNKQVESLVLKSGEIILAKPLTFMNDSGRAVLKLVNFYRVHLDSLFVAYDDLDIKLGEYKVIFGKPPKTHNGILSVINRLKTGDFWHIRIGVENRSVERTSGEKYVLQDFSGDEKLVFENVVKDISKDLV; via the coding sequence ATGAAGCTTATTGTTGGCTTAGGAAATCCTGAGGAGAAATATAAAAACAACCGCCATAATGCTGGTTTTATTTTAGTTGATCATATTGCTTCTTTTTTAGGAGGGTCTTTTGAAAAAAACAAGCAGGTTGAAAGCTTGGTTCTAAAGTCAGGTGAGATTATTCTTGCCAAGCCTTTGACTTTTATGAATGATTCAGGAAGAGCAGTATTAAAGCTTGTAAATTTTTACCGGGTGCATCTTGATTCTCTTTTTGTGGCCTATGATGATTTAGATATTAAGCTTGGAGAATATAAAGTTATCTTCGGCAAACCTCCAAAGACTCATAATGGCATCTTATCTGTTATTAATAGGCTCAAAACTGGTGATTTTTGGCATATTAGGATTGGAGTTGAAAACAGAAGTGTTGAAAGAACTAGCGGTGAGAAGTATGTTTTGCAGGATTTCTCGGGTGATGAGAAGTTGGTTTTTGAGAATGTTGTGAAAGATATATCAAAAGATTTGGTTTAA
- a CDS encoding thiol:disulfide interchange protein: MAEEKERSFFEKASPLFILLSIILAFFVGTLWQRVRTLEKGNAERVQQGATAAPSQAENAKVSMDTIRGLFDKDVIKFGSKDSKLIFVEVSDTSCPFCGIASGKNPELNNSNPRFKLVKDGGTYKAPVEEMKKLLDEGKASFVYIYFPGHGAGEMGAKALYCAYEMDKFWQVHDLLMSSAGYNLLNDKVQNDKTKSGELSQFLKSVIDAAKMKSCLDSGKYDSRLASDMSLASSLGVQGTPGFFVNDTRFDGAYSFSDMEPVVKAALGE; encoded by the coding sequence ATGGCAGAAGAGAAAGAAAGAAGTTTTTTTGAAAAAGCTTCTCCTTTATTTATTCTTCTTTCTATTATACTTGCTTTTTTTGTGGGCACTTTGTGGCAGAGAGTAAGAACTCTTGAAAAAGGAAATGCTGAAAGAGTCCAACAAGGAGCAACAGCTGCTCCTTCACAAGCTGAGAATGCAAAAGTGAGTATGGATACTATCCGCGGCCTTTTTGATAAAGATGTGATAAAGTTTGGGAGTAAAGATAGTAAGCTTATTTTTGTTGAAGTCTCAGATACTAGTTGTCCGTTTTGTGGTATAGCTTCGGGCAAGAATCCAGAACTTAACAATTCTAATCCCCGCTTTAAGCTTGTTAAAGATGGTGGCACATATAAGGCCCCAGTTGAGGAAATGAAAAAGCTTCTTGACGAAGGCAAGGCCTCTTTTGTCTATATTTACTTTCCCGGTCATGGGGCAGGGGAAATGGGAGCAAAAGCTCTTTACTGTGCTTATGAGATGGATAAGTTCTGGCAGGTTCATGATCTGTTGATGTCTTCTGCTGGTTATAATCTCTTGAACGATAAAGTGCAAAATGACAAAACAAAATCAGGCGAGCTTTCCCAGTTTTTAAAGTCGGTGATTGACGCTGCTAAGATGAAGTCGTGCTTGGATAGTGGCAAATATGATTCAAGGCTCGCTTCTGATATGAGTTTGGCCAGCTCTCTTGGAGTCCAGGGAACTCCCGGCTTTTTTGTTAATGATACTCGTTTTGATGGAGCCTACAGTTTTTCTGACATGGAACCTGTGGTCAAGGCCGCTTTGGGGGAGTAA
- a CDS encoding Thioredoxin, with the protein MTYLYNLVYILGMALTDINHQDFTEKVLKSKTPVLVDFWASWCGPCRMAEPVLEELSDDYQGKVSFFKVNVDENPDLASSYGVMSIPTTILFQDGKEVSRQVGFAGKEGFENLLKKFA; encoded by the coding sequence TTGACTTATCTTTATAACTTGGTTTATATTCTTGGTATGGCTTTGACAGATATTAATCATCAAGATTTTACAGAGAAAGTTTTAAAGTCAAAAACTCCTGTTTTGGTTGATTTTTGGGCTTCCTGGTGTGGTCCTTGTAGAATGGCAGAGCCTGTGCTTGAAGAGCTTTCGGATGATTATCAAGGCAAGGTTAGTTTTTTCAAAGTTAATGTGGATGAAAATCCTGATCTTGCTTCAAGTTATGGAGTGATGTCTATCCCCACAACAATTCTTTTTCAGGATGGTAAAGAAGTTTCAAGACAAGTTGGTTTTGCAGGAAAAGAAGGCTTTGAAAATCTACTTAAAAAATTTGCTTAG